The DNA window CGGCTGGAGGAGTGGAACGCGACCCGGGACGACCGGTGGCTGCGGCCGGCGACCCTCCACGAGCTGTTCGAGGCCCAGGCGCGCCGGTCGCCCGACCACATCGCCCTGTCGTACGAGGAGCGGACCCTCACCTACGCGGAGCTGGACCGGCACACCAACCAGCTGGCGCGGACCCTGCGCGCGAAGGGCGTGGGACCCGAGGCGCGCGTCGGCATCTGCGCGGAGCGGTCCCTCGAGCTGGTGATCGGCCTCCTCGCCATCCTGAAGGCCGGCGGTGCCTACGTCCCGCTCGATCCCGACTACCCGGCGGACCGGCTCGCCTTCATGGTCGGGGACGCCCAGATCCAGGCGGTCCTGGTGCAGCCGCAGACCCAGGAGCGCATCGAGTCACTCGTGGGTGCGGACGTCCCGCTGGTCCAGCTCAGCGGCGACGGGGCGGAATGGCCGCAGGAGAGCGCCGAGCCGCTGGTGAACCTCGCCGGGCCGGACAACCTCGCCTACGTCATCTACACGTCCGGCTCGACCGGCAGGCCCAAGGGCGCCATGCTCGGCCACCAGGGCATCTGTAACCGCCTGCTCTGGATGCAGGACACCTACTCGCTGCAGAGCGAGGACCGGGTACTGCAGAAGACCCCGTTCAGCTTCGACGTCTCGGTCTGGGAGTTCTTCTGGCCGCTCATCACGGGCGCCCGGCTGCACGTCGCCCGCCCCGACGGGCACCGTGACCCGGCCTACCTCGCCGAGGTGATCGACCGGCAGCGGATCAGTGTCCTTCACTTCGTCCCCTCGATGCTCCAGTCGTTCCTGGAGCAGCCGGCCGTGGCCGAGCGCTGCCGGAGCATCAGGCACGTCATGTGCAGCGGCGAGGCCCTTCCGCTCGACCTGCAGGAGCGGTTCCTTCGCCACCTGCCGAACGTGCGCCTGCACAACCTCTACGGGCCGACCGAGGCCTCGGTGGACGTGAGCTTCTGGGAGTGCCACCCCGTCGAGGGGGCGACCACCGTACCCATCGGCCGTCCGGTCGCCAACACCCGGCTCTACGTGCTGAACCCGGCCATGATGCCGGTGCCGGACGGCGTCATCGGCGAGCTGTTCATCGGCGGCGTGCAGCTGGCGCGTGGCTACCTCGGTCGACCGGACCTGACCGCGGAGCGCTTCGTCGCCAACCCCTTCGGCGAGGGGCGGCTGTACGCGACCGGCGACCTGGCCCGCCACCGGCGCGACGGCGTCATCGAGTACGTCGGGCGCAAGGACCACCAGATCAAGATCCGGGGCCACCGCATCGAGGTCGGCGAGATCGAGGCCGTCCTGGCGCAGCACCCCGCGCTCCAGTCCTGCCTGATCACGGTGCACGAGGTCAGCGCCGCGGACAAGCGGCTGGCGGCCTTCTACACCGTGAACGAGGAAACGACGGTCACCGTCGAGGAGCTGAAGGAACATCTGCGCCAGCAGCTCCCCGAATACATGGTTCCGACCTACTTCGTCGACCTGCCGGAATTCCCGCTCAGCCCGAACGGGAAGGTGGACCGCAAGGCTCTGCCATCCCTTTCCTCGATCGTGCGGCAGACGCAGGAACGGGAGAGCTTCGTCGCTCCGAGAACGGAGACCGAGCGGGCGCTGGCCGAGATCTGGACGAAACTCCTGAACGTGGAGCGGGTGGGCGTCCACGACGACTTCTTCGATCTCGGCGGCCATTCACTGCTGGTGGCCTCCCTGGCGACCGAGGTGCAGTCGTCCTGGGACGTGTCGTTGATGCTCCCGATCGTCTTCCAGAACCGAACCCTGGAGGCCCTCGCCCAGGTGATCGACGAGAGCCTCGCCGGAGGCGACGGGGAGGAGATGGATGCGGACGATCTGTTCGACCTGGACTGACGTCACGCCAACGACCCGCCCGTCCACGACGACGCGCCGGCCCGGCGCTAGGAGAACACGATGATCGCTCCCACGAATTCGCACACGGATCACCGCATCGTCCGGCTCAAGGAGGCTCTCGCCGCGGGTGACCCGGGGGCCCTCGACGATTTCTGGAAGACCGTCGAGGCCGACGGGTCGCCGCTGATGGAGCCGATGGAAGGCGAGGAGGGCCGGACTCTCGTCACCTTCCTGTGGCGCGATCCCGGCGACACCGACAACGTGCTGGTGCTCTTCTACAGTGCGCCGACCCAGGACGGTTTCAGCGAGTACCTCTTCGAGCGGATTCCGGGGACGGACGTCTTCTACAAGGCGTACATCCTGCCGCCCGACCTACGTACGACCTACCTGCTGTCGGTCAACGACCCGCTGGAGCCGTTCGAGAAGTACTCGGACATCATGGCCCGGATCCCGTTCTACCAACGCGATCCGCTGAACCCCCGCGAGGTCACGATCCTCGACGACCTCGTGGTGTCGGTGCTGGAACTTCCCGACGCGCCTAAGCAGCCGTGGAACATCGCGCGGCGTGGCGTGCCGAAGGGGAAGAACAACATGCACATCCTCGACAGCGAGATCCTGAAGACGCAGCACCACGTCTCGGTGTACGTGCCGCCGGGTTACTCGACCGACGGCGAGAAGTACAACGTTTTCGTCCTCTTCGACGGCTGGTCCTACTTCAGCTTCGCGGCGACGCCCACCGTGCTGGACAACCTCCTGTACGCGGGTCGGATCGACCCGTTCATCCTGGTCATGCACAGCAACATGGACCAGGCGGTCCGCGCCACGGAACTGCCCTGTCACGAGCCGTTCGCCGAATTCCTCGAGCGGGAAATGATGCCTTTCCTGCGCGCGAACTACCACATCAGCGACGATCCGGCGAGGACGTATGTCGGCGGGTCCTGCTACGGCGGACTGGCTGCGGCGTACGTGGGATTCAAGCTGCCACACATCTTCGGCAACGTCATCTCTCAGTCCGGCTCCTTCTGGTGGCCGGAACCGACGACGCCGGACGTCGAGATGGAGTGGCTGACCCGGCAGTTCGCGGAGAGCCCCAGGCTTCCTGTCCGCTTCTCCATGGAGGTCGGTTCGCTCGAGGCCGCCATTGCGGAATTCGACCAGCTGGCGACGAACCGCAAACTGCGCGATGTCCTGCTCGAAAAGGGCTACGAGGTGCACTACAACGAGTACACCGGCGGGCACGACATGATCACCTGGCGCGGCACGCTGGTCCGGCGCCTGCTCGCCCTGGCCGGAAAGAAGCCGAAGCCGAAGTCCTGAGCTTCGCCGCTGGCCCCGCACGAATACAGCGCCAAAACACTCCGAAAAGGTAGAGAAACATGGGTGATTATTCGGTAACCGTCCTGCCTGGCGACGGTGTGGGGCCAGAGGTCACGGAACAGGCTCTCGAGGTTCTGCTCACCGTCGCGGACCTCTACAGGCACAAGCTCACGATCCACCATCGTCTCGCCGGCCTGGCCAGCATCGCAGCCGAGGGGGTGGCCATCTCCGAGGCCACCATGCAGACCTGCGCCGAGAGCGATGCCATCCTCTTCGGTGCCATCGGCAGCCTGCCGGCGCATGAGCGCCGGAACGCCACGGTCAAGCCGGAGCAGGCCCTGTTCCGGCTGCGCAAGGACTTCCAGTTCTTCGCGAACCTGCGTCCCATCCGGCCGTCGAGAAGCCTCTACAGTGCCTCGCCGCTCAAGCCGAGCTATCTCGAGGGCACCGACCTGATATTCGTCCGGGAACTGTCCGCCGGTCTCTACTACGGGCACCTGGAGTCGGTTCCGGGCAAGCCGAGCGAGATCCGCCGCACCGAGCGGGGCGAGGAGGCGATCGACACGCTCCTGTACACCGAACAGGAGATCGAGCGCGTCGTACGGGCCGCGTTCGACATCGCCGTCGCTCGGCGTCGTCTGGTCACGTCGGTCGACAAGGCCAACGTCCTCAGCTCCTCGATCCTTTGGCGCCGGATCGTGGAGCGGGTCGCCGTGGACTACCCGGCGGTGACGTACGAGCACATCCTCGTCGACGCCTGTGCGATGTACCTCGTCCGTGATCCGTCCCGCTTCGACGTGATCGTCACCGAGAACCTGTTCGGCGACATCCTGACCGACCAGGCCTCCATGTTGACCGGCTCCATCGGGATGATCCCGTCGGCGAGCCTCGGCGTACGCCGGAGCCAGGCCGGCACGTTCGGCCTGTTCGAGCCGATCCACGGCTCCGCGCCCGACATCGAGGG is part of the Micromonospora olivasterospora genome and encodes:
- the fes gene encoding enterochelin esterase — its product is MIAPTNSHTDHRIVRLKEALAAGDPGALDDFWKTVEADGSPLMEPMEGEEGRTLVTFLWRDPGDTDNVLVLFYSAPTQDGFSEYLFERIPGTDVFYKAYILPPDLRTTYLLSVNDPLEPFEKYSDIMARIPFYQRDPLNPREVTILDDLVVSVLELPDAPKQPWNIARRGVPKGKNNMHILDSEILKTQHHVSVYVPPGYSTDGEKYNVFVLFDGWSYFSFAATPTVLDNLLYAGRIDPFILVMHSNMDQAVRATELPCHEPFAEFLEREMMPFLRANYHISDDPARTYVGGSCYGGLAAAYVGFKLPHIFGNVISQSGSFWWPEPTTPDVEMEWLTRQFAESPRLPVRFSMEVGSLEAAIAEFDQLATNRKLRDVLLEKGYEVHYNEYTGGHDMITWRGTLVRRLLALAGKKPKPKS
- the leuB gene encoding 3-isopropylmalate dehydrogenase, with the translated sequence MGDYSVTVLPGDGVGPEVTEQALEVLLTVADLYRHKLTIHHRLAGLASIAAEGVAISEATMQTCAESDAILFGAIGSLPAHERRNATVKPEQALFRLRKDFQFFANLRPIRPSRSLYSASPLKPSYLEGTDLIFVRELSAGLYYGHLESVPGKPSEIRRTERGEEAIDTLLYTEQEIERVVRAAFDIAVARRRLVTSVDKANVLSSSILWRRIVERVAVDYPAVTYEHILVDACAMYLVRDPSRFDVIVTENLFGDILTDQASMLTGSIGMIPSASLGVRRSQAGTFGLFEPIHGSAPDIEGQDKANPVAAILSAAMLLRHSLGLHEEALAVEAAVEEVIQDGYRTVDIQEEGAKVVGTREMGKRITAALRRP